In Helicobacter mastomyrinus, the sequence AGATTTGCCACCGCCGCACCTACAACAAGTGCTGTAGCGATTTCAATATCCCCAAAAACTTGCAGAAAAATAAAAGCAGGTATGAGATGAAAGTCTGCCACAAGTGAACTAGCAAAAAGCTCAGCTGAAAGGCTATTTTTCACCCCTATACGCAAAGTTGTAGCGATAAAATTAATCGCTGTGGCAATAAAAAGTATAATGATATTATTCTCATACAAAAAACCAAGTGTGAAAGTCAAACTCATCAAGCTAAAAAAGACAAAAAATACCCTACCCCAATCCATATCTTACTCCTTTATAGACGACCTTGCTCATACATCGCACGTAATCGCTTCTTTTCCTCTTGCTTTTTAAGCTTATTAGCTTCTTTTTGATAATACTCATCTAAATTAAACCCAAAGAGCAATGCCAAACGTGGCGCAACAAACATAGAGCTACAAGTAGCCACTATCACGCCCACCAGC encodes:
- a CDS encoding DUF6394 family protein; its protein translation is MDWGRVFFVFFSLMSLTFTLGFLYENNIIILFIATAINFIATTLRIGVKNSLSAELFASSLVADFHLIPAFIFLQVFGDIEIATALVVGAAVANLFSMILLCIGGAKAKESDY